In Streptomyces sclerotialus, one genomic interval encodes:
- a CDS encoding DUF397 domain-containing protein translates to MDNHTFHPARYGAVHGAGHGAHSTAARPPASHALDLSGIRWRKSSYSGGSGGDCVEMGHGAPGAVPVRDSKIPWGPAIVVPPAAWSAFVTAVRDGALDQVTGA, encoded by the coding sequence ATGGATAACCACACGTTCCACCCGGCGCGGTACGGCGCCGTTCACGGCGCGGGCCACGGTGCGCACAGCACCGCGGCCCGCCCCCCGGCGAGCCACGCGCTCGACCTCTCCGGCATCCGCTGGCGCAAGAGCAGCTACAGCGGCGGGAGCGGCGGCGACTGCGTCGAGATGGGCCACGGAGCGCCCGGCGCGGTCCCCGTGCGGGACAGCAAGATCCCCTGGGGGCCGGCGATCGTCGTGCCGCCGGCCGCCTGGTCGGCGTTCGTCACGGCGGTACGCGACGGCGCGCTGGACCAGGTCACCGGCGCCTGA
- a CDS encoding helix-turn-helix domain-containing protein produces the protein MPKPKQLDASLSPRALYGAELRFKRERAGLTQAELGAPMFVSGSFIGQLESGARRMQTEYARRIDEILDTDGFFERNADAAQRSRYPEHFADAAEFEALAVSIREYAPLLVPGLLQTEEYARAVFRAVHPVAPESLIEGLLSARLDRARILDDPTKPMFWAVLDENVLRRPVGGPGAMHTQLAHIAALMRRNRVIVQVLPYSEGAHAALEGSLKLMTFADAPPVAYLQGLETGQMLDEPLRVERYGLAYDLVRAAALSPEASLVLIESAAKDFQDDHG, from the coding sequence ATGCCGAAGCCGAAGCAACTGGACGCATCGCTTTCACCGAGGGCGCTGTACGGCGCTGAACTGCGGTTCAAGCGGGAGAGGGCAGGGCTGACGCAGGCCGAGCTCGGAGCGCCGATGTTCGTGAGCGGGTCGTTCATCGGCCAGCTCGAATCGGGCGCGCGGCGGATGCAGACGGAGTACGCACGACGGATCGACGAGATCCTCGACACGGACGGATTCTTCGAGCGCAACGCCGACGCCGCCCAGCGCTCCCGCTATCCGGAACACTTCGCGGACGCCGCCGAGTTCGAGGCGTTAGCCGTGTCGATCAGGGAGTACGCACCCCTGCTCGTCCCGGGACTGCTGCAAACGGAGGAGTACGCGCGCGCCGTGTTCCGCGCGGTGCATCCGGTCGCACCGGAGAGCTTGATCGAGGGCCTGCTGTCCGCGCGCCTGGACCGGGCCCGCATCCTCGACGATCCAACAAAGCCGATGTTCTGGGCGGTGCTGGACGAGAACGTGCTGCGCCGCCCCGTGGGCGGTCCGGGCGCGATGCACACCCAGCTCGCCCATATCGCGGCACTCATGCGCCGCAATCGCGTCATCGTGCAGGTCCTGCCGTACTCGGAGGGTGCCCACGCCGCGCTCGAAGGTTCGCTGAAGTTGATGACATTCGCAGATGCACCGCCCGTCGCTTACCTACAAGGCCTTGAAACAGGTCAGATGTTGGATGAGCCTTTGCGTGTGGAACGGTACGGCCTGGCTTACGATCTCGTCCGGGCCGCTGCACTGTCACCCGAAGCGTCCCTCGTTCTCATCGAGTCGGCGGCGAAGGATTTTCAGGATGATCATGGATAA
- a CDS encoding HD domain-containing protein has protein sequence MASSPTDPTDRTDGADPGGHLRRRWHDAVLALRDAGATASGTAPATAPDPAPYADNLLARWAEPQRRYHTTDHLTAVLDRIDELAAHAAEPDAVRLAAWFHDAVYRPDRSENEERSAALAERALPELGIADRYTAEVARLVRLTVTHDPAEGDSNGEVLCDADLAVLAGAPEQYAAYAAAVREEFGFVPDPAFRAGRADVLRQLLALPRLFRTPAGHDRWERLARRNISTELDLLTS, from the coding sequence ATGGCTTCCTCTCCGACGGACCCGACGGACCGTACGGACGGCGCGGACCCGGGCGGGCACCTGCGCCGCCGCTGGCACGACGCCGTCCTGGCACTCCGGGACGCCGGCGCCACCGCGTCGGGCACCGCACCCGCCACAGCACCGGATCCCGCTCCGTACGCCGACAACCTGCTCGCGCGCTGGGCCGAGCCGCAGCGCCGGTACCACACGACCGACCACCTGACCGCGGTACTGGACCGGATCGACGAGCTCGCCGCGCACGCCGCGGAGCCCGATGCGGTACGGCTCGCCGCGTGGTTCCACGACGCCGTCTACCGCCCCGACCGTTCGGAGAACGAGGAGCGCAGCGCGGCGCTCGCCGAACGGGCACTGCCCGAGCTGGGGATCGCCGACCGGTACACGGCGGAGGTCGCGCGGCTCGTGCGGCTCACGGTCACGCACGATCCGGCCGAGGGGGACAGCAACGGCGAGGTGCTGTGCGACGCCGACCTTGCGGTACTGGCCGGCGCGCCCGAGCAGTACGCCGCGTACGCCGCCGCGGTCCGGGAGGAGTTCGGGTTCGTGCCGGACCCGGCCTTCCGGGCGGGGCGGGCCGATGTCCTGCGTCAACTGCTGGCGCTGCCCCGGCTGTTCCGTACGCCGGCGGGCCACGACAGATGGGAGCGGCTGGCCCGGCGGAACATCAGCACGGAGCTCGACCTGCTGACGTCGTGA
- a CDS encoding copper homeostasis protein CutC, whose amino-acid sequence MSRPILEVIALDAADAAAAEAGGADRLELVTDMASDGLTPPRETVAAVRAAVGIPLRVMLRAADGFAAGDARTLDALCAEAAALRAEGAEEFVLGFLAEDGGPDLAALDALTEVIDGCRWTFHRAIDRAADRDGLRKRLDGRPGLDTYLTAGSAAGVDDGLPVLLAEAARAATGEPGYGPQIMAGGGLTLAHVPRLRAAGVTAFHIGGAARPAGWSAPVAPAAVETWRTALDA is encoded by the coding sequence ATGTCTAGACCAATTCTCGAGGTGATCGCGCTCGATGCCGCGGACGCCGCCGCGGCCGAGGCCGGAGGGGCGGACCGCCTCGAACTGGTCACGGACATGGCGTCCGACGGACTGACCCCGCCGCGCGAGACCGTCGCCGCCGTACGGGCCGCCGTCGGCATCCCGCTGCGCGTCATGCTGCGCGCGGCGGACGGCTTCGCCGCGGGCGACGCCCGTACGCTCGACGCGCTGTGCGCGGAGGCGGCGGCGCTCCGGGCCGAAGGCGCCGAGGAGTTCGTCCTCGGCTTTCTGGCCGAGGACGGCGGCCCCGACCTCGCCGCGCTGGACGCGCTGACCGAAGTGATCGACGGCTGCCGCTGGACCTTCCACCGGGCCATCGACCGCGCCGCCGACCGCGACGGCCTGCGCAAGCGCCTGGACGGCCGGCCCGGCCTGGACACCTACCTCACCGCCGGCTCGGCCGCCGGCGTCGACGACGGACTGCCGGTCCTGCTGGCCGAGGCCGCCCGCGCCGCGACCGGCGAACCGGGGTACGGCCCGCAGATCATGGCCGGCGGCGGCCTCACCCTCGCCCACGTCCCCCGCCTCCGCGCCGCCGGCGTCACCGCCTTCCACATCGGCGGCGCGGCGCGCCCGGCAGGCTGGTCGGCGCCGGTCGCCCCGGCCGCCGTCGAGACCTGGCGGACGGCGCTGGACGCCTGA
- a CDS encoding HelD family protein, whose product MPSHAQEEKAEKTEHHENDPLERERRHLAASRAALRAMRADAEALNIKDVTANWVNAEVLQGEIDARIKALADLSHTPLFFGRLDYLHAPGIDLAEGAEGENFYIGRRHVHDADGDPMVIDWRAPVSQPFYRASKKDPMDLRLRRRFGYTGGELTAYEDEHLTDPAEAEQTSKLLQTEIERPRVGPMRDIVATIQPEQDEIVRAGIGGTVCVQGAPGTGKTAVGLHRVAYLLYAHRERLARAGTLVIGPNKSFLHYIEQVLPALGELEVKQATVDDLVAHVEVRGTDDAAAATVKGDARMAEVLRRAVRSHVTLPTEACVVVRGSRRWRVPAYELEEIVTQLLDRGIRYGAAREALPQRIAHAVLVQMERAGEAPDDRVQDAVARNAAVKATVKAVWPPVDPAKLVLRLLSDADFLAEHADGVLTEEEQKTILWTRPARSVRSAKWSAADAVLIDEAHDLVERTHSLGHVVLDEAQDLSPMQYRAVGRRCSTGSATVLGDIAQGTTPWSTDTWEEALAHMGKPDATVEELTQGFRVPREVIAYASRLLPAIAPDLSEATSIRESPGDFAVRPTAPEALDAAVVGACRDALAEEGSIGLIAAEPRIPALREALEAAGLATLAPGEETSADARLTLVPATLAKGLEYDYVVLDEPAALVDAEPDHRTGLRRLYVCLTRAVSGLTIVHAAPLPEELAD is encoded by the coding sequence GACCCCCTGGAGCGGGAGCGCCGGCACCTCGCCGCCTCCCGTGCCGCGCTCCGCGCCATGCGCGCGGACGCCGAGGCACTGAACATCAAGGACGTCACCGCGAACTGGGTCAACGCCGAGGTGCTCCAGGGCGAGATCGACGCCCGCATCAAGGCGCTCGCCGACCTCTCCCACACCCCGCTCTTCTTCGGGCGGCTGGACTACCTCCACGCACCGGGCATCGACCTGGCGGAGGGCGCGGAAGGAGAGAACTTCTACATCGGGCGGCGGCACGTCCACGACGCCGACGGCGACCCCATGGTCATCGACTGGCGCGCGCCGGTCTCCCAGCCGTTCTACCGGGCTTCCAAGAAGGACCCGATGGACCTGCGGCTGCGCCGCCGCTTCGGGTACACCGGCGGCGAGCTGACCGCGTACGAGGACGAGCACCTCACCGATCCGGCCGAGGCGGAGCAGACGTCCAAGCTCCTCCAGACCGAGATCGAGCGGCCGCGCGTGGGCCCGATGCGCGACATCGTGGCGACCATCCAGCCCGAGCAGGACGAGATCGTCCGGGCCGGGATCGGCGGCACGGTCTGTGTCCAGGGTGCGCCCGGTACGGGCAAGACCGCCGTCGGCCTGCACCGGGTCGCGTACCTCCTCTACGCCCACCGCGAGCGGCTGGCCCGCGCCGGCACCCTCGTCATCGGGCCCAACAAGTCCTTCCTGCACTACATCGAGCAGGTGCTGCCCGCGCTGGGCGAGCTGGAGGTCAAGCAGGCCACGGTGGACGACCTCGTGGCGCACGTGGAGGTGCGCGGTACGGACGACGCCGCGGCCGCGACCGTGAAGGGCGACGCGCGGATGGCGGAGGTGCTGCGCCGCGCCGTCCGCTCGCACGTCACGCTCCCCACCGAGGCGTGCGTGGTGGTCCGCGGCTCCCGCCGCTGGCGCGTACCGGCGTACGAACTGGAGGAGATCGTCACGCAGTTGCTGGACCGCGGCATCCGGTACGGCGCGGCACGTGAGGCGCTGCCGCAGCGCATCGCGCACGCCGTGCTCGTCCAGATGGAGCGGGCCGGCGAGGCGCCGGACGACCGGGTGCAGGACGCGGTCGCCCGGAACGCCGCGGTGAAGGCCACGGTCAAGGCGGTCTGGCCGCCGGTCGACCCGGCCAAGCTGGTGCTGCGGCTGCTGAGCGACGCGGACTTCCTTGCCGAGCACGCCGACGGCGTCCTCACCGAGGAGGAGCAGAAGACGATCCTGTGGACCCGGCCGGCTCGCAGCGTGCGCAGCGCGAAGTGGTCCGCCGCCGACGCCGTCCTCATCGACGAGGCGCACGACCTGGTGGAGCGCACGCACTCGCTCGGCCACGTGGTCCTGGACGAGGCGCAGGACCTCTCCCCCATGCAGTACCGGGCCGTGGGCCGTCGCTGTTCGACCGGTTCGGCGACCGTGCTGGGCGACATCGCCCAGGGGACGACCCCGTGGTCGACGGACACCTGGGAGGAGGCGCTGGCCCACATGGGCAAGCCGGACGCCACCGTCGAGGAGCTGACCCAGGGCTTCCGTGTGCCGCGCGAGGTCATCGCGTACGCCTCGCGGCTGCTCCCGGCGATCGCGCCGGACCTCTCCGAGGCGACCTCGATCCGTGAGTCGCCGGGCGACTTCGCGGTCCGTCCGACGGCGCCGGAGGCGCTGGACGCGGCGGTGGTCGGCGCCTGCCGTGACGCGCTGGCCGAGGAGGGCTCCATCGGCCTGATCGCCGCCGAGCCGCGGATCCCCGCGCTGCGCGAGGCGCTGGAGGCCGCAGGGCTGGCCACGCTCGCGCCCGGCGAGGAGACGTCGGCGGACGCCCGGCTCACGCTCGTGCCGGCCACGCTCGCCAAGGGCCTGGAGTACGACTACGTGGTCCTGGACGAACCGGCGGCGCTGGTGGACGCGGAGCCCGACCACCGGACCGGCCTGCGCCGCCTGTACGTCTGCCTCACCCGTGCCGTCTCGGGGCTGACCATCGTGCACGCGGCGCCGTTGCCGGAGGAACTGGCGGACTGA